DNA sequence from the Marinilongibacter aquaticus genome:
GAAAAGAGGGCGGCTTCAAAAAATTCGACCGTGACGACAGCAAACCTTACGGTAGGAAAGAAGGCGGCTTCAAAAAATTCGACCGGGACGACAGCAAGCCATACGGTAGAAAAGAAGGCGGTTTCAAGAAATTTGATCGCGACGACAGCAAGCCATACGGGAGAAAAGAAGGTGGTTTCAAGAAATTTGATCGCGACGACAGCAAGCCATACGGGAGAAAAGAAGGTGGCTTCAAAAAATCCGACCGTGACAATGACAGACCTTTCGGCAGAAGCGAAGGGGGCTTCAAAAAATTTGACCAGACTGGCGAACGTCAGGTGGGCATGAAAAGACCTCCTCGTTACGACAAGCAAAGTCTGCACGAAAAGGCTCCATTTAAAGCAAAAGGGAGAATCAGAGCGGAAGAGGAAGACGATCAAAAAGAAATTCGTTTGAATCGTTATTTGGCCAATGCTGGCCTCTGTAGCCGACGCGAAGCCGACGAGCTTATTGCCTCAGGCATGATCAAAGTCAATGGCAAAGTGGTCACCGAAATGGGCTACAAGGTGTTGGATTCCGATACCGTCACGTACGGTAAGAATGTGTTGAGCCGTGAACGTATGATGTACATTCTTTTGAACAAACCCAAAGATTACATCACCACCATGGACGACCCCGATGACCGCAAAACCGTGATGGATCTGGTAGGCGATGCCTGTAAAGAACGAATTTATCCGGTAGGCCGCTTGGACAGAAACACCACAGGACTCATTTTGCTTACCAACGATGGTGAACTCACCGAAAAACTTACACATCCATCGAGCGAAGTAAAAAAGATATATCAGGCCGAATTGAACAAGCCTTTGGATGAAGAACATTTTCTAGCCTTGAAAGAAGGCATCGAATTGGAAGATGGCTTTATCAAACCGGATCAATTGGCTTACGTAACACCCGATGCCGAGGTTATTGGTATCGAGATTCATTCTGGACGAAATCGTATTGTGAGAAGAATATTCGAACACTTTGGCTACGAAGTCCAAAAGTTGGACCGTACGACATTCGCTTCTTTGAATAAAAAGGACCTTCCGCGTGGCAAATGGCGTTATCTCTCAGAGAAAGAAGTCATTATGTTAAAATATTTACTTTAATTGATCTCGAAAATTCGCCAAATCTGAATTGTCATCTGTATATTTAGTGGTTTTCTCAAAAACTTAAACCCCAAAGATCATGGCAGAAGAAAATAGCAAAAAAGAGGATATAGAAAAGAAAGTGGAAGAGGTGGAAGAGGCCACCGAAGAGCTTGTTTCCGAAAAAGCGGAAGAAGTAAAAGGCGAAGCCTCGGAAGCCTTCGAAAGTGTGGTGGACAAAGCCTCTGAAATAAAAGAAGATTTGAGCGAAGCGGCAGAAAAGACCTCGGAAAAAGCCAAACATGCTTTTGACGAAGCCAAAGAAGATGCTAAAGAGTTTTTCGACGATGTGAAAGAAGAAGCCAGCGAAGCCAAAGAGAAGGCAAAGAAGTTTGCCGAAGAGGCCAAATCGGAAGCATCGGAGAAGTTCAATGAATTCAAAGAAGAAGCCGATGAAGCCTTTGGCAAAGCGAAGGAAAAAGCTCGTGAAATGACGGACGAAGCCGAAGAGGCACTGCACAAGGCCAAAGAGAAACTGAATGAATTCTTGAACGACGAAAAAGTAAAAAAAGCGAAAGAAGATGCATCCAAGAAATTCGACGAAATGCGAGACGATTTGGAAGATGCCTCTGAAAAGGCCAAACTAAAAGCGAAAGAAATGGCCGAAGAAGCAGAAGAGGCTGCCGAAGCGATATCGAAAAAGGCCCGTGGCTTTTTCAGCAGGTTGTTTGGCAAGAAATAAGCGATCGAAATTCGATTAAATACAAAGAGCCCAGCCGTTTGGCTGGGCTCTTTTCTTATGTGCCTCAAATTTGTTATTCAATCACTACTCTTCGGCTCACGCCGTCGTCACCTTGACTAACCAACACAAAGAATGTGCCTTTCGCCGATTTCTTCAATTCCATTTGCCCTACAAACTCACCTTGGAAATCCTTCACCTCCTTACTGGCCACAGTTTTTCCTTTGGTATCCAAAACGGTAATATTCACATCGCCCTTTTCGGCCGCGTAAAAACGGACATTGATCACGTCGGAATCGGGTTTATTCGGAAAAACATCAACCGAACGAATGCCTTCAGGCTCCATTTCTCTTAACACATTGTCAGTCCATGCATATACGCGAGGAAAATTACGTTCAAAATGTTTCGGGAAATCGTTGCCAAAATCACGCATACTCTGGCCCAATCGATCCATTTCCCAGCGGAAGTCATCCCACTCGTCGGCCCCACCTTTTTTGTGCTTCTTGTATACACGCACTCTGGGGTTTTCATCCCCAAAGACCTGGACATCTTCGTCTTCGAAAAGCATATCGTGGTCGCCATTTAGGTTACGGGTTTCGATCTGCACTTCTACGTTTTTCCCACCATCCATGTCGTTGAAAAGAGAATCTTGAAGGTTTTCAATCGCCGCATTTTTCTCGTCTTCGCTCATGCCGCGTGTATCGATTTCGCGTTCGATCACTTTTGTTTTACCATCCACTTTCTTTTCAATACGGATTTTCACTTTATCTTCCGTTTGGGCTTGCGTTTGCGAATACGCCAGGCACATGGCCGTCAAAATTGCTCCTTGAATAAATAACTTTTTCATATTTCTTGTATTTTTTTAAAACAAAACTAGACGATATAAATCTTAATTGCTGTTAAATAAACTTAAAAATAAGAAAGCTCAAGCACATCAAAATCAGAAAGTTAAGCATGGGCTTCGCGATTCACACACAGCATTCCCCTACTCTCATTTGCTTTGCTCACAATTTCACTTGACCCAATTCGTTCTCCAAACATGAAACGTAGACTAATATACCTTTCGGCTATTCTTATCCTTTCGCAAGGAGCTTTTTCTTCCTGTGCCAGTACGGGCACAAGCACGCATTCGCGAGTGGGCAAAAGAAAGAAAAACGGGCAGTTCAAGAAGAAAAAGAAATTGTTCGGAAAGAACGATTGCGGATGCCCCAAATTTTAAAAGAGAGCTGGGCAAATTATGATTTTCCGATCTTATTTCATTTCGCTTTGTATTTTACTGAATT
Encoded proteins:
- a CDS encoding pseudouridine synthase translates to MDSKDNRNKDENRGKLKTNFKKFGKSDSTSDRRSSSPRKSEDRNFDRGERKFDRDEKKPFGKKDGGFKKFDRDDKKPFDRKEGGFKKFDRDDKKPFDRKEGGFKKFDRDDNKPYGRKEGGFKKFDRDDNKPYGRKEGGFKKFDRDDKKPFDRKEGGFKKFDRDDNKPFDRKEGGFKKFDRDDSKPYGRKEGGFKKFDRDDSKPYGRKEGGFKKFDRDDSKPYGRKEGGFKKFDRDDSKPYGRKEGGFKKSDRDNDRPFGRSEGGFKKFDQTGERQVGMKRPPRYDKQSLHEKAPFKAKGRIRAEEEDDQKEIRLNRYLANAGLCSRREADELIASGMIKVNGKVVTEMGYKVLDSDTVTYGKNVLSRERMMYILLNKPKDYITTMDDPDDRKTVMDLVGDACKERIYPVGRLDRNTTGLILLTNDGELTEKLTHPSSEVKKIYQAELNKPLDEEHFLALKEGIELEDGFIKPDQLAYVTPDAEVIGIEIHSGRNRIVRRIFEHFGYEVQKLDRTTFASLNKKDLPRGKWRYLSEKEVIMLKYLL
- a CDS encoding T9SS type A sorting domain-containing protein; translated protein: MKKLFIQGAILTAMCLAYSQTQAQTEDKVKIRIEKKVDGKTKVIEREIDTRGMSEDEKNAAIENLQDSLFNDMDGGKNVEVQIETRNLNGDHDMLFEDEDVQVFGDENPRVRVYKKHKKGGADEWDDFRWEMDRLGQSMRDFGNDFPKHFERNFPRVYAWTDNVLREMEPEGIRSVDVFPNKPDSDVINVRFYAAEKGDVNITVLDTKGKTVASKEVKDFQGEFVGQMELKKSAKGTFFVLVSQGDDGVSRRVVIE